The Bacillus sp. FJAT-27916 genomic interval CCTCCTGCATTTCCGTCAACCGAGCATTGTTATTGGAGAATGGAGGATGTTGTATAAATTTGAACGATCCTTCCTTCTTGCATCAATCCATCGATTTGTTCTGTCAGCTTATCTTCTAAATCCTGCTTTGCTTTCTTCCCTTTCAGCTGATCAGCATCTATTTCCGATAATTCATTAATCACGATATCCTTAATTTGAAACTCTCTCTTCTCCAATTCTTCACGTGCTTTCTTTCCATCCGTCTCAATCATGAATGAGATTTGGATGAGTGTGTCATCATTTAAGTTAGTCGTTATTTCAGGCACCTCAACCGAATGCTTGATCACTTGCTCAATGCTGAGCTCCTCTTGACTCTCATTATTTATGTATTTTATATAATAGAAGACTGCTCCAGCACCAAGCAGGATTATAACGGCCATCAATATAGCCCCAGCAGCCAGCAGCTTATTTCTCACTATCCAGAACCTCCTCTTGCGGCACCTTCAAAAGATTAACTTGCCTGTAAAAATTCATGACAGAGTGAACGAGCATTTTCTCATCATCTGCAACCACCAATTTCTTGCCGTTTGTCAATGTCAAGGTTGTATCTGGATTTGACTCAATTGATTCAATGTAAAGAGCATTTAAGTAATATTCTTTTCCATTCAGCTTTCTAACTTTAATCATATGTACAGGGCTAAAGCAGCCTTCAGCCCTTTCCTCCTAGTCCTTATCGTTTCAGATTAACAAGCTCCTGCAATATTTCATCAGATGTCGTGATAATGCGCGTGTTGGCCTGAAATCCGCGTTGCGCCACAATCATATCCGTGAATTCTTCAGATAAGTCGACATTTGACATCTCTAATCTTCCTGAAGAGAGGGTACCCCTTCCGTCCGTTCCTGAAGCTCCGATTTGTGGGGCGCCTGAGTTCACAGATTCTTGGAATAGGTTATTCCCCGCCTTCTCCAATCCGCCCGGATTACTGAATTTAGCCAGAGCAATCGTGGCTGCAACCTGATTGGCTCCACCTGTTGTAACCATATTGATGTCCCCATTTTGAGCAATACTAAAGCTTTGGAGAGCAGCGATATTCAATTGGATGTCACTGCCGTTAATATCTTGAACCTTATAGCCCTCACCCGTTACTAAAACTCCCTCTTCATCCAAGTAGAAATTACCAGCTCTTGTATAATAGTTATTCGTGCCTTCCTTCACGATGAAATAGCCGTCTCCTTGAATGCCAAGATCCAACGTCCTTGATGTATTTTGCAGGCTGCCTGCTGTATCAACGGTGTCAATGGAGGAAATCGAGCTTCCAAGACCAACCTGAACCGCATTTGTCCCCCCTCTTGTATCTGTAGATGTGCTTGCTCCTGCCGTGGTTTGACTGATTGCATCCTTAAAGGTGACGCGGCCTTTCTTAAAGCCATACGTGTTCACATTGGCAATGTTATTGCCAATGACATCTAATTTGGTTTGAAAGTTTTTCAACCCGCTAATACCTGAATACATTGAACGTAACATATGAACATTCCCCTTTCTTTCGGCTGTCGATTGGTTTGACAGCCTGGGCTGTGCCCGTACTTCTTTCTTTAAATCGATGCCATTATGGCAAAGCCAACATACAATCCTCCATCAAAATTAAATGGTTTGCTCATTGCCCAAATCCTCAGCTGACTCGTATCAATTGGTCAATGGAAAGAATGCTTTTCTTCTCATCATTAACTTCCAGACTCAATTGCCCATCCTTTAAGAAAACGGACAATACTGCAGCTGCTGCCTCCTTTTGCTGGTCATCCAACCATGTGACATTTCTGCCGATAAGCCTGCTTGCTTCAGCAAGATTAGGGCGGTGTTCAGAATTAGAGGCATTTAAGGATGAAATATTTGCAGGGCTTAAGACGGTTCCATCCTCTAAGGTGAACTCAGCTTTCCCTGAGTTAAATTGGACGGCGGCGACCGTTCCTTTCCCCTCTTGTATAGCGCCATTGCTCAATCCGTCATCTGAACGGATATTATGGTAGGTTATCTCCTTGCCAACGAATTGCGAATACCCCAGCAATAAATTTTCCGTTTGCGACTGGAGCATCGATTCAAGCACGGTATTCATATTGCTCATTTGCTCAAGACTCGAAAATGTCGCCATCTGGGAAACAAAGGCTGTATCATCCATCGGACTCGTTGGGTCTTGATTTTGCAGCTGGGTAATTAACAATTTCAAGAAATCATCCTTATCAAGATTGCCGTTTGCTTCTCTTACTTTATTCTCAACCGAGCTGTACATCAGGCTGGTATCAATTGAGGTCACGGAATCTCCCTCCTTTATATCGTTTCATTTATTAATAATTGCTGAAGCTCATCGAGGAAGCTGGCCATTTCTAGCTCCTCTTCTTCCTTTAGCAGTTCCTGATCCTGGTCTTTCCTTTGCTGATGGTCCTTCAAAGTCTCATCAAAGGCTGCTTGTGCATCTTGCAAAATAATTCTGTCCATCTGAATACCCTGATTCGATAACGTCATCTTCAAATGGTTTAAATGAGAATCAAGTATTTCTTTCCCCTGCTGGGTATTGGCGATGATGCTTGCGGTAATCTGACCATTCTTCTTGATCATTTCAATTTGCAAAGTGCCTAGATGTTCCGGTGCAAGCTGGATTTGCAGTCTTTGCAAACCATTGAAAGAGGTAAGCTTCGCCTTTGAAAGAATGGTATCCAATTGCTTCATCCATTCATTTGACTCAACCGGCTGTCCATTCTTCATGATAATCAGCGGTCCGCTATCCATTCTCTGCAGATCTTTAGCAAGAATCGTCTGATTAACGGCCATTTCCGGCATCCCGCTTCTCAGCCCAAAACTTGAATCCCGCGGCATATTATGCAGGGAGGACGAATCAGATTTAGGCTTTTGATCCTTTTCTGTGCCTTGTGCAGAAGTGAAGAGACTGCCTATCCTTTCAGACCATTTATCAAGGGCATTTGCCAGCTTTTCTTTCGATTCTAGTAGGCTTGGTTCCGTTCCGTTCACCGTGCCGGCAAGGGCTGCAAGCTTGCTCCATTTCAAAATCATTTGCAAAGGCTTACGTACAGCACTGTCCATCCATACATCATCATTAATGCCCAATGACTGCTGCAGGATAGAGACAAGCATCTCCAGGCTTTTTTCATCAGGCGGGTTCATTTGGATATTCTCCGGCACCTTTATTCCCGTTAATTCTGTAAGCGTTTGAACGGCTGTCAGAACCGATTCTATCGGCTCCTCTCCAAATGAAGCAGTCAAATTGACCGGCATAATTTTCCCTGTTACATTTCCATCCTGATATAGGGCAAGTAATTCAAAGACCTCTGGCACATCCTCCCAATCTTCTGCCTGCAGAAGTCTTATGAGCTCATTTTGCTCTGCCTCTTGTCCTTCATCAGTCATCATGACTGATTCCTTCTCCATTCCCTCCCCAGAAAGCTGTCTCTTAAGATGACCGATAAACACGGAGGTGCGTTTCTCCTTCTCCCCTACCGTCTGATGATCATCAGCCACAGGATATGATGGAAATCCATTCTGCACGGGAAATATAAACTGACTCAACTCTCCACCCCTCTTTCACTCTTTCATCTCTTGAGCTTAATCAGCCTCCGCCGAGATTTTAACCATCAGCGGTGCAGCTAAAGCTGGATCCATTTTTTCTAAAATGGCTGCTCTCGCTTCTGTTGTCACCGCAGACAGTACCTTTGCTGCCTCATCCTCTTTCATTTCCTGCAGAATGAGGGCAGCTCTCTTTGGCGCCATATGTTCATAGGTGGCAATCATTTCCCCTGCCGCCTGATTTTTTTCCCCCGCAGATTCCTCTAGATTCTTAATTGTGCTCTCAAGCTGAGCTATCGTGTGCTCACTTTTCGAAGCTTCCTGTTCCTTAGAATCGAGCATCTTTTCTAGGCTTGTTCGTTCTGCCTCTGCATCTTTCAGCTTTTGATTGAGCTTCTTCAATTCCTTTGTATAGTTCTCCTCCAGCTTTTTGGGCTCCCCAGCCTCCCCCTTATCCTTCCAAATAGCCTCTGAAACCTTCTCCGGGCTGTTACCGGAGAGAAAGAAAACGGCGGCTATGCCGATACCAAACAGAAGGAGGATAACCAGTAATGCTAGAAAGATTGCCCGCAGTCCGAAGCCCTTTTTCTCGTATTCTTTCATATGTCCCCTCCGCGACTTAGGTACGGCCCATATATTGCTGGATTGAGATTTCATCCATTTGCCGATTCTCCATTTGATTCTGCTGTTCCATAAAGACCTGTCGATCTCTTTCTTTCAGCTTTTCGTATTTCTTCACTTCAATATTTTTTTCAACAAGCACCTGATGAAAGAAGTTCATTTTGTTGCGCGTCTCGACAACCCGCTTTTGATAATGACGTATCTGTCTCTCATGATTCTCAAGGAAGGACAGATTATGCCGTACCTGTTGGACAGACAGCCCTTTTTTCAGCTGCTCAGCCTGCTTATCAAGCAGTTCTTCCTTCTTTTTCAGCATGCAGTACAATCCTTCAGCTTCTGTTTCGAACTCTTTGACGGCTTCTGTATATTTCGTCTGCGATTCTGTCTTTTCTTTTTCTCTTAAGCTCATAATTTTCTCAAACTTATATCGATAGACCATTTATTCATCCACCTGACTTCGTTAATAAAAGCAATCTTTCCATTGACTGTTGTTTGGTCACCTTGTCCTCGACACCCTGCTTCATCCATTCAACAATAAGGGGATATTTACTAATCGCTTCATCAATCATCTGATTGGAGCCCTTCTTGTAGGCGCCAATATTGATTAAATCCTCTGCATCTAGATAGGAGGATAGATATTGCCTGGCTGACTCCGCTGCTTTTGCATGCTCCGGTTCAACCAAATGGGACATGACTCTGCTAATACTCTTAAGCACATTGATTGCCGGAAATTGACCTTTATTGGCCAGCTTTCGATCAAGGACAAAATGGCCATCAAGAATCCCCCTTACCGTATCAGCAATTGGTTCATTCATATCATCCCCATCTACCAATACCGTGTAGAAGGCCGTGATACTTCCATGATCATTCGTTCCCGTCCGCTCAAGCAATTTCGGGAGGATGCTGAATACAGATGGTGTATAGCCCTTCGTCGTTGGCGGTTCACCGACCGCAAGTCCAATCTCCCTCTGCGCCATAGCGACCCTAGTGACCGAGTCCATCATGAGCATGACATCAAGCCCTTGGTCGCGAAAATATTCCGTAATGGCTGTTGCTGTATAAGCAGCCTTAATTCTCATTAAAGGAGGTTGATCAGAGGTAGCGACGATGACGATTGAACGCTTCAATCCCTCTTCACCAAGATCGCGTTCAATGAATTCACGTACCTCCCTTCCCCGCTCCCCAACAAGCGCAATCACATTTAAATCCGCCGAGCTGTTCCTCGCAACCATACCGAGAAGTGTGCTTTTTCCGACACCGCTTCCGGCAAAAATGCCGACACGCTGCCCCTTGCCGACCGTCAGAAGACTGTCTATCACTGTGACACCTGTTTCAATCGCTCCCGAGATGGGAGGGCGCATCATGGGTCCTGGAGGCTCTTGATCAACTGAGACAGCCTGCAGTCCCCCTTGAAGGGAGGTGCCGTCAAGCGGATTTCCGAGTGCATCAAGAGCAAGCCCGACCAGCCCTGGCCCAACCTTTATTTCAAGCGGCTTACCAGCTGCCTCAACGATTGCCCCTGGCGAAATATCATTGACCGTTGTATATGGCATCAGGATGACAATCTCTTCTTTAAAACCAACAACCTCAGCCATTATGGTTCCATTCCGATGATGGCTGTTTGTATGTATATAGCAGACATCCCCAATCGAGCTTACCGGGCCCTGTGATTCAATCATCAATCCGACAACTCGTTTGATTCTGCCAAAACGCTTAAAGGAATCAATTTGTTTAACATAAGAAGAAAGCTCAGTAATTCTCATCCTCTCTCCTCCTCTAATACTTCAAGAAGAATCTTCTTAATTTGGGCAAGCTGGATATCCACACTCGCATTCAGGCGCCCGTTTGAGGATTCAATATAGCAGTCTCCCTCTGACAGCTCTTCATCAGGATAAATATAAAAAGCCGTCTCTCTCGGGAATAAAGATATCAATTCATCCTTCTTCCGATTGATATGCTCATAGTGGGCAGGATGGATATGAAGTTCAATATTCTTATATTCTCTTGACTCCTTGATTGCGTTTCGAACAAAGGCAAAATACGTATTCTCATCCCCGTAAAGCTGATGGGCCATAATCTTTTCGGCGACCTCTATGGATATGTCTAAGATTGTTCTCTCAGCCTCTTTAATCGTTTTGTAATAGATTGAACGCGCATCTTCTGCAGTTGCCTTTGCGAGACGGATTATTTCCTGATACTCATTCTGGCCATGTTCCATTCCATGCTTGAAACCGGCATCAAAGCCTTCTCGGCATGCTTTCTCACTCATCGCATTGCGTTCCTGTTCCCAGGCAGCTCTTTCGGTCTCTATCTCTTCCCTTATCAGAGCTGCTTGTTCATTTGCCTGCATAATCATTTCCTCTGCCTTCATCCTCGCTTCTTCCAGCAAATCCTCCGGCAAGGGGATGGTGCTTGCTTCCTCCTTCATCACACCAGACTTCTGTGCTGTGACAGAACGGAGAGCCAAAACCTTATTCGTTATACTTCCATAATAGACAGAATGGGATTTAATGATTCTAGACAATGATGTCATCTCCTCCGCCTCGTGCAAGCACAATCTCACCAGCATCCTCTAATCGCCTAATGACGGCGACAATTCTTGATTGAGCCTCTTCAACATCCCGAAGACGAACTGGCCCGAGAAATTCCATTTCTTCCATGAAGGTTTCGACCATTCGTTTAGACATGTTTTTATAAACAATGTCTTTAACCTCCTCACTAGCCACCTTGAGTGAGAGAAGAAGATCATCATTCTCAACGTCACGAATTACTCGCTGAATGGCACGATTGTCAAGGGTAACGATATCCTCAAAGACGAACATTCTTTTCTTGATTTCCTCTGCCAGGTCAGGATCCTGGATTTCAAGTGCATCAAGTATGGTCCTCTCTGTTGACCGGTCTACTCCATTCAGCACTTCTACCACTGCTTCTATGCCCCCGGTCTGTGTATAATCCTGCGTAACAGTAGCAGACAGCTTTCGCTCGAGGATTTGCTCAACCTCACTAATGATTTCCGGCGATGTACTATCCATAAGCGCAATCCTTTTAGCCACATCTGCCTGCATATCATTAGGCAGTGCCGAGAGAATCTGGCTTGCCTGTGCAGCATCCAAATAGGATAGGATAAGAGCTATTGTCTGAGGATGCTCATTTTGAATGAAATTCAAGATTTGTGCTGGGTCGGCTTTCCGTACAAAATCGAACGGTCTAACCTGGAGAGATGTCGTCAGGCGATTAATGATAGCCTTTGCCTGGTCTCCCCCCAGCGCTTTCTCCAGAACGGTCTTCGCATAGCCGATTCCGCCTTGCGAGATATATTCCTGTGCCAGAGCAAGCGTGTGAAACTCTTCAAGGACAGCGTCCTTTTCCTTCGGTCCAACCTTACGGACACTCGAAATTTCAAGCGTCAAATTCTCAATTTCTTCTTCCGATAGATGCTTATAAATATTGGCTGACACATCCGGACCTAAGGAGATGAGCAGAATGGCTGCTTTTTGCTTACCCGTCAGCGTATTTCTCTTCTCTCTAATTGACATCCTTGATCCTCCTTAATCTTCTGCAATCCACGATCTCAATAGTTTGGCAAATTCATCAGGCTTTTCCTTCGCCAATTTCTCTAATTGCTTTCTCCTCATGGTCCCCTCTGTTTCAACCTCTTCCTCAATGTTAGGCACCTCTGCCGGCGCTAATAGCTCTTCATATTCAGGCTCTATCATTTTCTCTTCCTTGCGGGAGCGGATGATATAGAAGATGAGCAAGAGAATGAAGACCAATAAGAAACCGCCAATCGCATAAATCCACCAAGGAATACCTGAGCGTACTTCTTCTTCATCGAAGATTACCTTGCCATTAAACGGCTGAACAGATACGACGATTTTTTCTTCTACCTGTTCCTCAGTCAATTCCTCCTCCATAGTCGATTTATCAATACTGGTTCGAATGATTGTCCCTAGGATATTTTGGATATCCTCGATTTGTTCAGCCGGCAGTGAAGCGGCATTTGCAGCATCAGGCGGCTCAACCATGACTTGGATTCCAAGATCCCTTATTTTGTATGGGGATTCTATGATCTCCTTGCGAATTCGATTAACCTCATGATTAATTGTTTCTTCTGTTTTCTCATAGTCACCGTTTCCATTCGACCCCTCTAAATATTGCGTCCCTAAAGAATCTGAGCTGTCCTCGGTAATCGGTGTTCCTCCTTCAGCCGCATCGTTTCCACTATAGGTTTCCGTTAGTTTTTGAGCACTTATGGCTAAACCTTCCATATTCTCTTTGTCAACAGGTTCAACTAAGTTCTCTTCACGGTTTTCCTGCGTGAAATCAACATCAGCTGTCACGGACACAACAACCTTGTCATGCCCCATTATGGTGCCAAGCATCGTTTGAACTTGCCTTTGAATATCCTTTTCCACCTCATTCTTGATACCGCTTTGTGAGGCAAATGTATCAGATGTACCGTTCCCTGAATTGTTTAGGTCAAAATACTCAAAGTATTGATTCATAATGACGATATTTTCTACAGGAAGGTTTGTCACACTTTTGGCGACTAGATGGTAGAGCGCCTGAATTTGGGAATCCTCAAATTCCTGACCAGGCTTTGTGTTAAGGACGATTGAGGCAGAAGCAGTTGCTGCCTCATCACTGACAAAGATTTCTTTTTCCGGTATCGTCAGCATAACCTTCGCATCTTGCACACCATCAATTCCTTTGATTAGTGCAGCGATTTCATTTTGCAGGGCATCTTGTTTAATGACGTCAAATTCATTGTCCGTCATCCCAAAGCTTGCATTCTCACTGAAATAGGAAAAGTCAATATTTCCCGACTCAGGAAGGCCCTCTGCTGCCAATTCCACTAATAATGTTTCTGTCATTTCAGCAGGTACAAGGATAGATGTACCACCCTCACTTATTTCTGATTGGATACCTTTTGCATCCAAGTTTTCCTTAATTGCTCCTGTCTCAGAAGGAGAAAGATTGCTGTATAGAGGAACAAGTGTTGTTCTTGTCATGTAATACGTAATGACAGCCGCCAGAAGCACGATTCCTGCCATCATCGTGATAAACATTGTTTTCTGTTTACCTGTACGCCCCTTCCAGTAATCTGTCAGTTGACTTTTATATTTATCCAATGATTCCTTCATCATGATCCCCCGAACTTATCTTTCTTGCATAGGCTGGTATTCAAATATGATAGAAAGATCCTACCTGCGATGAATAACACCTTCGTTAAAAATTCTTCTACCCGTAATGAAGGGGCTTGTTATGTATATCGAACTTCCATTCGTAACAGCCATCTTACATGCTGATTCTCATCATTTCCTGATAAGCTTCAATTGCTTTATTTCTGAATTGCATTGCTGCCTCAAGTGTTATACTCGCCTTTTGAGCGGTAATCATGACATCTTCGAGACTCACGTCTTGCCCAAGAGCTAATTTTTGAGTCAAGTCACTTGATGCATTTTGAGCAGTGTTAATTTCTGAAATTGTTTCTTTAAGAACGGACGCAAAAGATGTTTGAGCTTCGTATGCTGTATTAGAACGCATTTCATCTGTTTTATTCTGAGTAAACACAGATGAGACAGAATTTGATAGTACTGATATATCCAAGAATTACCCTCCTTATCTTCCAATTTCGAGTGCCTTCATCATCATGCTCTTCGATGCATTAAAGGCAGTTACATTGGCTTCATATGACCTTGTTGCACTAATTAGATCAACCGTTTCCCTGAGTGTATCTACATTCGGCATTTTCACATAGCCTGTCTCAGGATCTGCATCGGGATGAGAGGGATCATAGACTAATTTGCTATTATCCTCCTCCACATAACCAGCAGCATTCGCTTCTGGATTTGCTGGATCGTATACCCTATTGGTTTCTTCTTTAATGCTTTTCACACGAACACCTGATCCACCAAAGGATGTGCCTGATCCCATCGCTTGATGTAAATAACCAGAAAAACCGTTATTCTTTGTTTCAAGCACAACAGACTTTCGCTTATAGGGCTGCCACTGGCCATCTACATATTCACCTCTCGTTGTTTCGGCATTAGCCATATTGGAGGAGATTACATCCATTCGCAGTCTTTGTGCAGTTAATGCACTCGAGGTGATGGAGAGACTATTGAAGATACCCATCGTTAATTCCCTCCTTTAATGACGTTACGCAATGTATTGAATTGACCATTCAGCCTTTCAATCAATGCATGATGATAGATTTGATTTTGTGCGAGCTCACTCATTTCGCTGTCCATATCCACACTGTTGCCCGTACTATTATAGTTTTGACTATCCCGTCCCATTTTTATTGGGCTAGCTTTGCTTGCCTGAAAATCAAAATGTCTCTCATCCGATTTAACAGAGGCGACCTCAATAGCTGCATCCAGCTCTGTCCGAAAACCGACCTTCATCGCCTTGTAATTCGGTGTATCAGCATTAGCAATATTTTGTGATATAACTTCGGACTTAATGGATGAATACTGGAGCCCTTGCTGCAGGGCTGTGATCGTATTTGAGAATAAATTCATTTCTATCGTTCCTTCTCCTTTCCTATAACACACAAGGTTAAAAGTAGTTCAAAAGACCTCCATTTAACGAAATACCCACAACACGCTTCCCTTTTATTACAAGAAAAGCTAAAAATATATCAAATATGACAAAATCCGAATATTTATCAACTAATTGTTATAAATAATAATAAATAAAATAGGACAAAAATGATAAGTACAATAGTCCTAATTTTCGACATTATTTTATTTTATTGACATATCATTCGTCCTATATAGTCCTTTTTCACCCCTCCATATAAATTTTTGAACATAAAAAAAGCCCGTCCTCCTACTATGGAGAACGGGCTTTTTCATTTGATTAGCGTTTCAAGCTCTCAAGCTCATTCAAGAATTTGGCATTCAATACTTTAATGTATGTTCCTTTCATACCTAGTGAACGTGATTCAATTACACCGGCACTCTCAAGCTTTCTAAGTGCGTTTACGATAACAGAACGTGTGATTCCGACACGGTCAGCAATTTTGGATGCAACCAACAATCCTTCATTGCCTTTTAATTCTTCAAAGATATGCTCAATCGCTTCTAATTCGCTGTAAGAAAGAGAGCTGATTGCCATTTGTACAACAGCCTTGCTTCTTGCTTCCTCTTCAATTTCTTCAGCTTTCTCACGAAGAATTTCCATTCCTACAACTGTCGCACCGTATTCACCTAAGATTAAATCATCATCAGAGAACTGCTGCTCAACACGGGAAAGAATAAGTGTACCAAGACGCTCACCGCCGCCTACGATTGGAATAATCGTTGTTAGGCCTGCTTTGAACAAGTCTCTGTTTTCAACAGGGAATGCTGTATATTCACTGTTGATATCAATATTGGAAGATGTTTCTTTAATATTGAAAAGATTATTTGTATATTCCTCTGGGAATTGACGATCCTCGAGCATTTTCTTCATACGGTCATTTTCGATTTGCTGATTGATTTGGAAGCCAAGCAATTTCCCTCTGCGGGATACAACGAAAATATTTGCATTAATGACTTCACTCAAGCTCTCAGCCATTTCCTTAAAGTTAACTGGTTTCCCTCCAGTTTGCTGTAGCATCGAGTTAATCTTTCTTGTCTTGTTTAGTAAATCCATTATTCTTCCTCCTAGATATTGTCCTTATAACTATTAAACCAACGCATTAAGTGAATTGGATAATTTTCGAGTAAATTGAAACTATTTGTATGTATCCAAAAGGGTGCTTTTAAAACATGTTGTCTTATAGAATAAATTCACTTAAGTCCTTGTTTTTAGAAATCTCCCCGAGCTTTTCGTCCACATATTGAGGCGTTATCATGATTTTTTCCATCGTGATCTCAGGTGCTTCAAAGGATAGGTCCTCTAATAACTTTTCTAAAATGGTATGCAGTCTGCGTGCTCCGATATTATCCGTATTTTGATTCACTTCAAATGCAACTTCCGCTATTCTACGAATAGCTTCGTCTGAAAATTCAATTTGTATACCTTCTGTTTCTAATAAAGCGATATATTGTTTAATAAGCGCATTATCAGGTTCCACTAATACTTTATAAAAATCATCAACAGATAGCTTCTTCAATTCAACA includes:
- the fliE gene encoding flagellar hook-basal body complex protein FliE — translated: MFTQNKTDEMRSNTAYEAQTSFASVLKETISEINTAQNASSDLTQKLALGQDVSLEDVMITAQKASITLEAAMQFRNKAIEAYQEMMRISM
- a CDS encoding flagellar basal body rod protein FlgC; amino-acid sequence: MGIFNSLSITSSALTAQRLRMDVISSNMANAETTRGEYVDGQWQPYKRKSVVLETKNNGFSGYLHQAMGSGTSFGGSGVRVKSIKEETNRVYDPANPEANAAGYVEEDNSKLVYDPSHPDADPETGYVKMPNVDTLRETVDLISATRSYEANVTAFNASKSMMMKALEIGR
- the flgB gene encoding flagellar basal body rod protein FlgB; the encoded protein is MNLFSNTITALQQGLQYSSIKSEVISQNIANADTPNYKAMKVGFRTELDAAIEVASVKSDERHFDFQASKASPIKMGRDSQNYNSTGNSVDMDSEMSELAQNQIYHHALIERLNGQFNTLRNVIKGGN
- the codY gene encoding GTP-sensing pleiotropic transcriptional regulator CodY; amino-acid sequence: MDLLNKTRKINSMLQQTGGKPVNFKEMAESLSEVINANIFVVSRRGKLLGFQINQQIENDRMKKMLEDRQFPEEYTNNLFNIKETSSNIDINSEYTAFPVENRDLFKAGLTTIIPIVGGGERLGTLILSRVEQQFSDDDLILGEYGATVVGMEILREKAEEIEEEARSKAVVQMAISSLSYSELEAIEHIFEELKGNEGLLVASKIADRVGITRSVIVNALRKLESAGVIESRSLGMKGTYIKVLNAKFLNELESLKR